The following is a genomic window from Desulfomonilia bacterium.
AGTATATTTACAAATCCAAGCTCTAAAAGACAATCCCTGATAATCCTTCTCATGAATGGAAAGTCTTCAATCAGAATTATATTAATATTGCTGTCCATTGTAAGGTCCTGTAACGCCTTGTCTCAAACCTATTCTCTCACTTCTTTGAGTATTTTCTGCATTTTGGAACGAAGTCTGAGTATGGATTTTGTATGTATCTGAGAGACCCTTGATTCGGTAAACTTGAGCACGTATCCGATCTCTTTCATTGTGAGTTCATCATAGTAGTACAGTGAGATGACCATGCGTTCTTTTTCAGGCAATGACTGAATAGCGCGTGCAACCATATCTCTGGCCTCATTGAGCCCCATCTTGTGAGTGGGCCAGTCCTTTTCGTCCTGCATGATAAATTCGAGCAGATTTCTTTTGGAAGAGTCCTGATTGTCCTCTCCAAGGTCATCAAGGCTTAAAAGAGATACCGAAGCGGTCTCGGAGAGAAGGCGGTAAAAGCTTTCCATGTCAACTTCAAGCTCTGTAGCTATTTCTTCGTCATTCGCAGGCCTGCCTAGCGATGACTCAAGCCTTGAATATGCATCCTCAATCTTCCTGGCCTTTTGTCTCACTGAACGGGGGACCCAGTCCATGGAGCGCAATTCGTCGAGCATTGCTCCTCTTATCCTGAATTCTGCGTATGTCTTGAATTTGATATTCTTTGTCGCATCGAATTTTTCCATTGCGTCTATAAGGCCGATGACACCTGCATTTATCAGGTCGTGAATATCGATATGAGGCGGAAGCCTCATCGCAATCCTGCTTGCAATATATTTGATAAGTGGTGCGAATTCATTAATTACTTTCGCGCGTATCTTCGGATCCGTGCGTTCATTGTCTGTCAAGTCAGGAAACGCAATATCCAGCATCATTCATCCTTTTTCACTGCTTTCAATATGTCTCTTGAAGAAAAACTGTAATGTGCCGCTTTCTTGTGGTGCATTAATACTCTCAATTCTTTTTACAATTGCACCCAACCTTTTACTAGCCTCACTGCCCGGATTAATTTCAATAAAAGCCCTCTGTTCTCTTATGCTTTCCGGTATATTTGAATCATGCGGAATACTCCCAAGCATGTCAAGCGCAATATCCCCAAAAAACTTATCACATGCAAAAATTAATTTTCTTATTACCTCCTTGCCCTCATATGCCGAGAGCACGTTGTTAACGATTATTTCGAATCTTTTAATATTGTATCTGGTTCTCATGACCTTGATAAGGGCATATGCATCTGTCAAGGATGTCGGTTCAGGTGTTACGACAACGATGATTCTCTGTGCCGCCGAATTGAAGTAAGTAACATTTCCGGATATTCCGGCACCTGTATCAATGAGCATGTAATCGAAATCGTCATTGAAATTGTCAAGGGCGTTCACTATTGCAAGCTGCTGCTCATAAGACAGTACAGAAAGCTCCTGAATGCCGGAGGAGGCAGGTATAATCCTGATCCCTGACGGGCCTTCAATCATGATATCATTGATATCGCAATCACCATGGAGCAGGTGATTGATATTATATTTTGAAGATAATCCAAGCATAACGTCGATATTTGCCAATCCGAGATCCGCATCAAACACAAGCACTTTTCTGCCCATGGATGAAAGAAGTATCGCCATGTTGGCCACGATGCTTGTCTTTCCGACCCCACCCTTGCCTGATGTGATTGATATCACCTGCGGGGAATTATTCTTTTTCTTCTGCATTAATGTTTCAGGCCTGGGTATCATTTTATCAAGTCCCCTTAGCTGTTATTAATATGTGGTTAACCCAATAAGTCAATCTCAAGATTGTCGGTCATATTGACTGTACATGCAATTAAGATTTGGGTATTTATTTTTTAAAGGATTTTATAAGATTTTAAAAGGGAGGAATTTATGAACTCTCTAACATATCTGAAGAAATTAAATATCAAGGGTGCAGTAAATAATGAATACCTTTATTATGCCTTTGTTAAATGTGACGTACCATGTACGGTGAGAAATGTATGAAACAGATGCTGAAGCTTTATGGAAAATATATTATCAGCAAGCCTCTGGGACTTATTCTGGTTCTGGCGGTGTGTTCTTTGGCAACGGCTCAGCTTGTTATTCTATCGAGCGTATCGGATGCACTGGCAAGTCATAATATTCTGCCTGAATCGGTGAGAACAATAATGGTTTTTCTGAAAAGCGGTATGTCCCAGCAGGATATCCAGAGATTTAACGCCGGATTAAACGGGATCCATGGTGTTGATAAAACCGTGTATATTTCCAGAAAAGATGGGCTCAAAAAGATGAAAGAATGGCTGGGAAACGATAGCGACATCGTATCGGGGCTTGATGCGAACGCTCTGCCGGAAGCATTCGCCGTTGTCCTAAAGGATTCCTATTTGCCGCTGATTGATAATATCGCAGAAAATATTGTGAAATTGCCCGGTATAGAAAATACAAGGTATAACATTGAACTTGCAGCAAAGTCGGCATATTTTCTGAAGAGCTTTTCAGAGCTGTCGAAATATATATTCGGTGTATATGCAATTTGTCTCGGTCTGCTTGTTTTCTGTTCGATCAAGTTGAGACTTGCAAAGAAGGATTTGCTGCTGCCTTATAAACAGAGCCGGCTTACGGTAAACCTGGCGATTATTCTGGAAGGGATATCATATATATTGATATCCGCGGCGGCAGGCAGATATCTTGCTGATATCGCAGCGGGACAGGCGGTTATTTTAGTACCGGAGATAAGATATCTTGTGGCAGTTCAAAACATCAGAGAAGTATTGATCGGAATCGGTTTTTCCGCTTTGTTCGGTATGGCCGGGACGGTCTTTTCCTTAAAGGTGCGGGAGTGAGAATCTGCCTGAGCTTATTCGTATTTATTCTTGTATTCCCTTGCGCCCTCCATCCGGCAAGTCTGGAATCGAAGATCAAGAATCTTGATGAAAAGGCAAAGGTCGCAGATACAAAAAGGGCCGCCGAAGAAAAAAATCTCAGTTCCATTAATTTGAAACTCAGTTCAATGGAGAAAGAAATCTCAAACCTGAAAAAGGTTATCGGGGAGAGAAGAATAAAAATTATTGAGACATCGAACCTGATTATCCTCTATGACAGTGAACTCAGAAAAAATCAGGAAATAATGAGAGACAAGCTCATCGATCTTTACAAGGCGCAGTCTGTTGATTCCCTGAATAGCCCTTCCGGCCGCAGCAATCTTGCCCCTTATGCTGCGGTTTCAATATATGCAAATATCCAGGAGGCGGATAGATACAGGCATATGAAAGAGCTCAAGGAGGAGGCGAAAAGCTCTCTCGAAAAAGAAGAGGCTGCATTAAAAAGCGATATGAAAAAGCTCGATAAAAAGGTTTCCGAGCTTGGCGTCGAGAAGAAGAAAAAAAACGATCTGATAGCCTCACTGAAAAAAGAATCCAGAACATACAAAAGTGAGATTGAAAGGCTGATGCGTCAGCTGACTCAAAGAAAAAAATCGGAATTGATTATTCCGGGAACCGGTCTGGCTAAACTGAAGGGGAAGCTTCCGTGGCCGGTAAAGGGGAAGGTCGTTCAGGGGTTTGGCAGGCATAAGGAAACAGGGATACTGCAGATATCCCAGGGTATTGACATCAAAGCACAGCCCGGCGAAAGGGTAAAATGCATTTATAAGGGCAAAGTGGTTTATTCAGGCTGGCTTGATGTATTTGGGAATACGCTGATTATCGATCATGGGAACGGGTTCCATTCGGTTTACGGTTTTCTTCAGAAAGTAGTCAAGTCAGCCGGCCAGGATGTTGCAGAAAATGAATATATTGCCTTTACCGGTGAGGATGTCACTCCTCCCGGGGCCAATCTTCATTTTGAGATCAGGTATAAAGGCAATGCCCTCGATCCTCTTGACTGGCTTCAAGGAAGATAGTTGTTATTTTACTAAAATCAAGGATATGCTATAGGGCAGCTATCCTTAATATGTAAGGAAAATACAGGAGATTATATGAAAAGAAACAAAAAGCTGTGGACGCTTATCTTTTTATTGATATGTCTTTCTTCGGTCTTGTTTTTCTATAAGGCAAGATTGCTCAGTGCTGATACTCTTAAAATGTATCCTCAGCTCGAAAAGTTCACAGACTGTCTTGAAATAATTGAAAAAAACTATGTCGATACCGTCCCTCCTGAAAAGCTTGTAGAGGGAGCGATAAAAGGCATGATGTCCACTCTTGATCCCCATTCCGCTTATCTTACGAAGGATGCCTATAAAGAGATGCAGATCAGCACCACTGGATCTTTCGGAGGGTTGGGCATAGAAATTGGCATGAGGGACGGGATTCTAACGGTGATCACTCCGATTGAAGGAACCCCTGCGTTTGAGGCTAAAATACAGCCGGGGGACAAGGTTCTTGAAATCGACGGCAAATCCACCTACGAGATGACTCTGGAGGATGCCGTCAAGCTTTTAAGGGGGCCTAAAGGGACAAAAGTTACAATCAAGATACAAAGGGGCATGGATGAGAAACCATTTGATGTTACTATAACAAGGGCCATCATTCATATTGAAAGCGCAAAATCGATGATGCTCGAACCGGGATACGGCTATATAAGAATAAGACAGTTCCAGACCGATACGACGGAATCGATTAAGAAAGCTCTTGTCACCATGGTGCCATTGAAGGGTCTTATCCTTGATTTAAGGTATGACCCGGGTGGATTGTTAAGTCAGGCTGTAGATGTGAGCGACCTCTTTCTCGATGAAGGTAAAAAGATCGTCTATACTTCAGGCAGGGCGCAGGAAGACAAGAAAGAGTACATATCCAAAAAGGGAGACAAGGCATACGAGGATTTTCCGATAGTTGTTCTGATTAACGGCGGTACCGCGAGTGCGGCAGAGATTGTTGCGGGTGCGCTTCAGGATAACAAACGCGCGGTGGTTTTAGGGACAAAAAGTTTTGGCAAGGCTTCCGTGCAGGTTATAAGGCCCTTATCCGACGGTTCAGCTCTGAAGCTTACTATTGCCAGATATTATACGCCATCAGGCAGGGATATCCAGGCAACCGGCATTATTCCCGATATCGTACTTGATCAGACCATAAAGGATTCGGCGGAAAAAGGAGATGAAGACGGCGAGCTGAAATTCATAAGGGAGAAAGATCTTAAACAGCATCTTGAGCCATCCGGAAAAAAGGATGACTCGAAAGAGGATCCTGCTCAGAATCTGCTGAAAAATGACAATCAATTGAAATATGCCCTGGATATTTTAAAGTCCTGGAGGGTTTTCAGTACAGTACAGAAAACTTCATGAGCAAAACTGCCAAACGGAAAAATATCATACTGGCAGTAATAGCTGTCATAGCTGTTGCTGCTGGTTTGATATTATTACTTGAAAGAGGGCTGCAGAAAATTCAGGAACCGGCTCATAATATACCCTCAAAACCCGTTATTAAAGGAGTGGATCCTCTTCTGGCGATCAAGGGTTGCCTTTTCGATATGGGAGTTACCAGAGGAGATGCCGAGTTCAGCGGGGATAAGATTATCGTTAAGGTAAAAGAAAAAATTCCTGAAGACAGGCTTGAAGAATTCTTTAAGCCCATGAAGAAGATTGGCAGAATTGAAATAAGGGATGATAAACATGTCATTATTGTTATGGACAGCCGCAGGTGGGAAATTGAAATTGTTTATCCTTCCGAGGCTGAACCGGCAATACCCGAAGTCATAAAACCGGGTATTGGGAAAAAGGCCAGAATAGCAATTATCATAGATGATATGGGTTTGAACCTTAAAGCTGCGTCCCGTCTGGCGCAAATTGATCGTGATCTGAGTTTCTCGGTTCTGCCTTACACTGAAAAGTCCAAAGAAGTTGCGTCTTACCTTCATTCAAGAGGGTGTGACGTGCTCGTGCATGTTCCCATGGAAGGCGTGCCCGGCAAAAACCCTGGCAGGGGGGCCATATTATCGGATATGGATAAGGACGAGGTGCTTGCAGTGCTTGAGAAAGATTTAAACAATATTCCTTATGCAATCGGCGCCAGTAATCATATGGGGTCCAAAATAACACAGGACAGAGATAAGATGACCGTGATTATTAATGAGCTTAAAAGAAGGGATATGTTTTATATCGACAGCATGACTTCACCTAATTCCATATGTCTGGATGTCTCAAAAGATGCGGGGGAACCTTTTGCCAGACGTGATGTTTTTCTGGATAATGAATTGAACGAGGTGTACATAACAGGCCAGCTAGACAGGCTCAAAAGAATTGCAATGAAAAACGGATACGCGATCGGCATATGCCATCCGCATGAAGAGACAATAGCGGTACTCGAGAAGGAAATTCCAAGACTGAGGGCTCATGGAATCGAACTTGAACCTGTTTCAAAATTTGTAAAAAAAAGATAAGGTCTCTTTCAACCCTTTAAAAGCTTTTCCCTTAGTTCATAAGTAAGTATTGTTCCCCTTTTTGGAGATGCTGTTTTTTCCATGGGTTCGGTTTCATCGGGATATAACAGGTCCATTCTGGTTATCTCGCCGTTTGTTATTTGTTCTATGCGGGAAGCAATCTCAAGGCTTGGTTTTGTTTTTCCGGAAAGAATCATGGAGAGTGAACTTGGTTTTATTCCTATTGTGTCTGCCATATCTTTCTGGTGGATGCCCTTGAGTTGAAGCCATGTTTTAAAGTGCATAAATTCTCCTGTCTTTAATAGATGATTTGTTAAAACTTAAGCAAAGCCAATGTATATTGTCAATGTTGCTTTTGAACGCAATCTGTTAACAAAAGAAACATTGCATTGTGCATATTTATGTTATACGAAATTAGATGAACTGCAATTCATAAAAAATTTCTACAGAAATAAGGGGAAGACAAGAGATGTCAAGATTCATTGATATTACCGAAGATTGTGAGGCCGTTATCAAGTCTTCGGTAGAGCAAATCGGAAAAGTAAGTGATATTGAAATGTTAGCTTTATATTCAGTCAAAAACGGCGAAGAGAATCAGGCAGATATTTATATCAAACTGGATAATGGAGAGGGCCTTCCTCTTCATGTTAATGAACGTTTAAATAATATAAAAAAGAACTTTCCATATATCTTCGATAAACTTGAAAAAAATATTCCAGTTACAGAAACTGACGAAATATTCTATGCCGCAGGTGAATCGAATTCAAAAAAACTGCCTAAATCAATAATATTTCTGCCTGTTGTTGTGGACAACCTGCTCTGGGGATTCGTATTCTGTATACACAGAACCGACTATGACTGGAAGGCAAGGGATCTGTCCCTGTTCATTGAACTGACACATAAGATAAGTTCTTCATTGTCAAGGAAAAATCAGATCATTAAACTCTATAAAGAAAAAGAAAGCTGTCATTTCCTTATGGAAAATATCAGTGATCTGGTAGTAATGGCTGATGAGAACAATGCCATAGTAAGCATCAGCGGGGATATGATAAGGTCAGTCGGTTATTACCCCGAGGAAATTCTCGGCAGACAAATCTCAAGTCTTATTTCAGAGGATGACCGTGAACGGTTCAACCATGATTCGGAATCATTCAGGAAAGGGCGCTTATCAGGGGAATATAGAATAGTGTTTAAAAACGGCAGCGTTAAATGGGCTGGCGTGTTAATCTCTCCCATTTATGAAGATAATTCATATAAAGGGTGCTGGTTCTTGTTTGCTGACATCGATGAAATCATGAAGGCGCATGAAAAGACAGCCGAGAGCGAAGCTCTATACAGGATGCTCCTTGAAAATGCCCAGGATATTATATGGACTATGGATCCTGACTTCAAGATGACCTTCCTTTCCCCTTCAGGAGAAAAGATCGGATGGACCTCATGCAAAGAGATCAATCTTGCGGGA
Proteins encoded in this region:
- a CDS encoding helix-turn-helix transcriptional regulator; this translates as MHFKTWLQLKGIHQKDMADTIGIKPSSLSMILSGKTKPSLEIASRIEQITNGEITRMDLLYPDETEPMEKTASPKRGTILTYELREKLLKG
- a CDS encoding divergent polysaccharide deacetylase family protein yields the protein MSKTAKRKNIILAVIAVIAVAAGLILLLERGLQKIQEPAHNIPSKPVIKGVDPLLAIKGCLFDMGVTRGDAEFSGDKIIVKVKEKIPEDRLEEFFKPMKKIGRIEIRDDKHVIIVMDSRRWEIEIVYPSEAEPAIPEVIKPGIGKKARIAIIIDDMGLNLKAASRLAQIDRDLSFSVLPYTEKSKEVASYLHSRGCDVLVHVPMEGVPGKNPGRGAILSDMDKDEVLAVLEKDLNNIPYAIGASNHMGSKITQDRDKMTVIINELKRRDMFYIDSMTSPNSICLDVSKDAGEPFARRDVFLDNELNEVYITGQLDRLKRIAMKNGYAIGICHPHEETIAVLEKEIPRLRAHGIELEPVSKFVKKR
- a CDS encoding peptidoglycan DD-metalloendopeptidase family protein, translating into MRICLSLFVFILVFPCALHPASLESKIKNLDEKAKVADTKRAAEEKNLSSINLKLSSMEKEISNLKKVIGERRIKIIETSNLIILYDSELRKNQEIMRDKLIDLYKAQSVDSLNSPSGRSNLAPYAAVSIYANIQEADRYRHMKELKEEAKSSLEKEEAALKSDMKKLDKKVSELGVEKKKKNDLIASLKKESRTYKSEIERLMRQLTQRKKSELIIPGTGLAKLKGKLPWPVKGKVVQGFGRHKETGILQISQGIDIKAQPGERVKCIYKGKVVYSGWLDVFGNTLIIDHGNGFHSVYGFLQKVVKSAGQDVAENEYIAFTGEDVTPPGANLHFEIRYKGNALDPLDWLQGR
- a CDS encoding permease-like cell division protein FtsX — its product is MKQMLKLYGKYIISKPLGLILVLAVCSLATAQLVILSSVSDALASHNILPESVRTIMVFLKSGMSQQDIQRFNAGLNGIHGVDKTVYISRKDGLKKMKEWLGNDSDIVSGLDANALPEAFAVVLKDSYLPLIDNIAENIVKLPGIENTRYNIELAAKSAYFLKSFSELSKYIFGVYAICLGLLVFCSIKLRLAKKDLLLPYKQSRLTVNLAIILEGISYILISAAAGRYLADIAAGQAVILVPEIRYLVAVQNIREVLIGIGFSALFGMAGTVFSLKVRE
- a CDS encoding FliA/WhiG family RNA polymerase sigma factor, with the protein product MMLDIAFPDLTDNERTDPKIRAKVINEFAPLIKYIASRIAMRLPPHIDIHDLINAGVIGLIDAMEKFDATKNIKFKTYAEFRIRGAMLDELRSMDWVPRSVRQKARKIEDAYSRLESSLGRPANDEEIATELEVDMESFYRLLSETASVSLLSLDDLGEDNQDSSKRNLLEFIMQDEKDWPTHKMGLNEARDMVARAIQSLPEKERMVISLYYYDELTMKEIGYVLKFTESRVSQIHTKSILRLRSKMQKILKEVRE
- a CDS encoding S41 family peptidase; amino-acid sequence: MKRNKKLWTLIFLLICLSSVLFFYKARLLSADTLKMYPQLEKFTDCLEIIEKNYVDTVPPEKLVEGAIKGMMSTLDPHSAYLTKDAYKEMQISTTGSFGGLGIEIGMRDGILTVITPIEGTPAFEAKIQPGDKVLEIDGKSTYEMTLEDAVKLLRGPKGTKVTIKIQRGMDEKPFDVTITRAIIHIESAKSMMLEPGYGYIRIRQFQTDTTESIKKALVTMVPLKGLILDLRYDPGGLLSQAVDVSDLFLDEGKKIVYTSGRAQEDKKEYISKKGDKAYEDFPIVVLINGGTASAAEIVAGALQDNKRAVVLGTKSFGKASVQVIRPLSDGSALKLTIARYYTPSGRDIQATGIIPDIVLDQTIKDSAEKGDEDGELKFIREKDLKQHLEPSGKKDDSKEDPAQNLLKNDNQLKYALDILKSWRVFSTVQKTS
- a CDS encoding MinD/ParA family protein, with the protein product MIPRPETLMQKKKNNSPQVISITSGKGGVGKTSIVANMAILLSSMGRKVLVFDADLGLANIDVMLGLSSKYNINHLLHGDCDINDIMIEGPSGIRIIPASSGIQELSVLSYEQQLAIVNALDNFNDDFDYMLIDTGAGISGNVTYFNSAAQRIIVVVTPEPTSLTDAYALIKVMRTRYNIKRFEIIVNNVLSAYEGKEVIRKLIFACDKFFGDIALDMLGSIPHDSNIPESIREQRAFIEINPGSEASKRLGAIVKRIESINAPQESGTLQFFFKRHIESSEKG